A stretch of the Hippocampus zosterae strain Florida chromosome 18, ASM2543408v3, whole genome shotgun sequence genome encodes the following:
- the LOC127591565 gene encoding homer protein homolog 1-like isoform X3: MGEQPIFSTRAHIFQIDPTTKKNWLSTSKHAVTVSYFFDSTRNVYRIISLEGAKAVINSTITPNMTFTKTSQKFGQWADSRANTVYGLGFSCEGHLSKFAEKFAEFKEAARLAKEKSQEKAELTSAPPQASPSRPLPSPPTPESMNGAEDERAAADSPQPAEARAEPSHNALPVSHR; encoded by the exons ATGGG TGAGCAGCCCATCTTCAGCACGCGGGCGCACATCTTCCAGATCGACCCGACCACCAAGAAGAACTGGCTTTCCACCAGCAAACACGCCGTCACCGTCTCGTACTTTTTTGACAGCACCAGGAACGTTTACCGCATCATCAGCCTGGAAGGCGCCAAG GCCGTCATCAACAGCACCATCACCCCCAACATGACCTTCACCAAGACCTCGCAGAAGTTCGGCCAGTGGGCCGACAGCCGCGCCAACACCGTCTACGGGCTGGGCTTCTCGTGCGAGGGCCACTTGAGCAAG tttgcGGAAAAGTTTGCCGAGTTCAAGGAGGCGGCGAGACTTGCCAAGGAGAAATCGCAGGAGAAGGCGGAGCTCACCAGCGCACCCCCGCAG GCGTCCCCGAGCCGCCCTTTGCCGTCGCCGCCGACGCCCGAGAGCATGAACGGCGCAGAAGACGAGAGAGCAGCGGCGGACAGCCCTCAGCCCGCAGAGGCCCGAGCCGAACCCTCCCACAACGCACTTCCCGTCTCGCACAGGTGA
- the LOC127591565 gene encoding homer protein homolog 1-like isoform X1, producing the protein MGEQPIFSTRAHIFQIDPTTKKNWLSTSKHAVTVSYFFDSTRNVYRIISLEGAKAVINSTITPNMTFTKTSQKFGQWADSRANTVYGLGFSCEGHLSKFAEKFAEFKEAARLAKEKSQEKAELTSAPPQGGTVRRSVLPTSKKASPSRPLPSPPTPESMNGAEDERAAADSPQPAEARAEPSHNALPVSHSSSGIGQHLEVELAALKGNNAKLTAALLESTANVKQWKQQLAAYQEEAERLHKRVTELECVSGQSAAARSAKTELNRTIEETEAALKAKEDELECLKAEVQSANRFQSQRDSLAHKLQEVERRNEALEVQLGELERRLNANLREREVFRQSLRSLLQLLDGKISELSQLRDALAKLLECS; encoded by the exons ATGGG TGAGCAGCCCATCTTCAGCACGCGGGCGCACATCTTCCAGATCGACCCGACCACCAAGAAGAACTGGCTTTCCACCAGCAAACACGCCGTCACCGTCTCGTACTTTTTTGACAGCACCAGGAACGTTTACCGCATCATCAGCCTGGAAGGCGCCAAG GCCGTCATCAACAGCACCATCACCCCCAACATGACCTTCACCAAGACCTCGCAGAAGTTCGGCCAGTGGGCCGACAGCCGCGCCAACACCGTCTACGGGCTGGGCTTCTCGTGCGAGGGCCACTTGAGCAAG tttgcGGAAAAGTTTGCCGAGTTCAAGGAGGCGGCGAGACTTGCCAAGGAGAAATCGCAGGAGAAGGCGGAGCTCACCAGCGCACCCCCGCAG GGCGGCACTGTCCGAAGGAGCGTGTTGCCCACGTCCAAGAAG GCGTCCCCGAGCCGCCCTTTGCCGTCGCCGCCGACGCCCGAGAGCATGAACGGCGCAGAAGACGAGAGAGCAGCGGCGGACAGCCCTCAGCCCGCAGAGGCCCGAGCCGAACCCTCCCACAACGCACTTCCCGTCTCGCACAG TTCCTCCGGCATCGGGCAGCACTTGGAGGTGGAGTTGGCGGCGTTGAAGGGCAACAACGCGAAGCTGACGGCAGCGCTGCTGGAATCCACGGCCAACGTTAAGCAGTGGAAGCAGCAGCTGGCCGCCTACCAGGAGGAAGCCGAGCGGCTCCACAAACGG GTGACGGAGCTGGAGTGCGTGAGCGGCCAGAGCGCGGCGGCCAGATCGGCAAAAACGGAGCTGAACCGCACCATCGAGGAGACGGAGGCGGCGCTGAAGGCCAAGGAGGAC GAGTTGGAGTGTCTCAAAGCAGAGGTGCAGAGTGCCAACCGCTTTCAGTCCCAAAGAGACTCGCTCGCGCATAAGCTACAG GAAGTGGAGCGTCGTAACGAGGCGCTGGAGGTGCAGCTGGGCGAGCTGGAACGGCGGCTGAACGCCAACCTGCGGGAGCGCGAAGTCTTCCGCCAGAGTCTGCGCTCGCTGCTGCAGCTGCTCGACGGCAAGATCTCGGAGCTGAGCCAGCTGCGCGACGCTCTCGCCAAGCTGCTGGAGTGCAGCTAA
- the LOC127591565 gene encoding homer protein homolog 1-like isoform X2 — protein sequence MGEQPIFSTRAHIFQIDPTTKKNWLSTSKHAVTVSYFFDSTRNVYRIISLEGAKAVINSTITPNMTFTKTSQKFGQWADSRANTVYGLGFSCEGHLSKFAEKFAEFKEAARLAKEKSQEKAELTSAPPQASPSRPLPSPPTPESMNGAEDERAAADSPQPAEARAEPSHNALPVSHSSSGIGQHLEVELAALKGNNAKLTAALLESTANVKQWKQQLAAYQEEAERLHKRVTELECVSGQSAAARSAKTELNRTIEETEAALKAKEDELECLKAEVQSANRFQSQRDSLAHKLQEVERRNEALEVQLGELERRLNANLREREVFRQSLRSLLQLLDGKISELSQLRDALAKLLECS from the exons ATGGG TGAGCAGCCCATCTTCAGCACGCGGGCGCACATCTTCCAGATCGACCCGACCACCAAGAAGAACTGGCTTTCCACCAGCAAACACGCCGTCACCGTCTCGTACTTTTTTGACAGCACCAGGAACGTTTACCGCATCATCAGCCTGGAAGGCGCCAAG GCCGTCATCAACAGCACCATCACCCCCAACATGACCTTCACCAAGACCTCGCAGAAGTTCGGCCAGTGGGCCGACAGCCGCGCCAACACCGTCTACGGGCTGGGCTTCTCGTGCGAGGGCCACTTGAGCAAG tttgcGGAAAAGTTTGCCGAGTTCAAGGAGGCGGCGAGACTTGCCAAGGAGAAATCGCAGGAGAAGGCGGAGCTCACCAGCGCACCCCCGCAG GCGTCCCCGAGCCGCCCTTTGCCGTCGCCGCCGACGCCCGAGAGCATGAACGGCGCAGAAGACGAGAGAGCAGCGGCGGACAGCCCTCAGCCCGCAGAGGCCCGAGCCGAACCCTCCCACAACGCACTTCCCGTCTCGCACAG TTCCTCCGGCATCGGGCAGCACTTGGAGGTGGAGTTGGCGGCGTTGAAGGGCAACAACGCGAAGCTGACGGCAGCGCTGCTGGAATCCACGGCCAACGTTAAGCAGTGGAAGCAGCAGCTGGCCGCCTACCAGGAGGAAGCCGAGCGGCTCCACAAACGG GTGACGGAGCTGGAGTGCGTGAGCGGCCAGAGCGCGGCGGCCAGATCGGCAAAAACGGAGCTGAACCGCACCATCGAGGAGACGGAGGCGGCGCTGAAGGCCAAGGAGGAC GAGTTGGAGTGTCTCAAAGCAGAGGTGCAGAGTGCCAACCGCTTTCAGTCCCAAAGAGACTCGCTCGCGCATAAGCTACAG GAAGTGGAGCGTCGTAACGAGGCGCTGGAGGTGCAGCTGGGCGAGCTGGAACGGCGGCTGAACGCCAACCTGCGGGAGCGCGAAGTCTTCCGCCAGAGTCTGCGCTCGCTGCTGCAGCTGCTCGACGGCAAGATCTCGGAGCTGAGCCAGCTGCGCGACGCTCTCGCCAAGCTGCTGGAGTGCAGCTAA
- the jmy gene encoding junction-mediating and -regulatory protein encodes MSFAMEDNLESDWVSVRPKAFDEKERHKFAFIVAWNDIDGKFAITCHNRTVQKRTTFLDPLLDWSPVADDGLPVAASTKDAGRPAKVRPKGKVDGWDFVSPRVTDVEFVEPAGELSPPAEGREADGRQDFSWAGLFSFHELRAAHLQLCAVNAELEPCLPAFPEQPSGVWSVLFGASASSSSEREKEALCYQLQVYLSHALDTCGWKIFSQVLFADSDDMEEYYESLSELRRKGYEDALDRAKRRLQEVLDKHRALDSMVELLRVYGEEDQAYGQMLDAATQLYHYLLQPFRDMRELAMLRRQQIKISLETERLGPRRVDGLRREDEEWQKKGHAAVLAVQDLTVKYFETTNRAQKALYERMRADQRRLGKSAWGAAVERMERLQYSVSKETLQLMRAKEICLEQRKHGLKEEMRSLQGGQDAMLHLDRLEALYYQLQLQLYDIQAEVLRCEELLLTAQLQSLRRQITERQDEVVYYDAFESPDAMEGAEDPAGPPPAPPLRDDEELARLRQRTRQLEARRGRITAKKVYLKNKKEICISNHEQKVEARRGALAHSASLQVRQTEEGEAERNARVSLERQKTLERLRSLKQRYPGHVMLKSSRLRLLQTRRRASQAVGGQTERVASDLPELAAPPAGGAAESFPAVHPDDPDSSPTFLSLPTTVVTLDGAPAPPPPPPLPPPSEAGEPRPALAREPASPASPASLPLAPISPRFFDSSQLLTARKKLRKTSAEDAAQWRRASSPMDEVLASLKRGSFHLRKAELRVLAPDPDDDGENILAQIRQGVRLRQVRAPPERPHRAERFAHSADALTQSIHEALRRIKEASPESESEDEGLPCTDWEN; translated from the exons ATGTCCTTCGCCATGGAGGACAACCTGGAGTCCGACTGGGTGTCCGTCCGGCCCAAAGCGTTCGACGAGAAAGAACGACACAAATTCGCTTTCATCGTGGCGTGGAACGACATCGACGGAAAGTTCGCCATAACCTGCCACAACCGGACGGTCCAGAAGCGGACCACCTTCCTCGACCCGCTCCTCGACTGGAGCCCGGTCGCGGACGACGGGCTGCCCGTCGCGGCGTCGACGAAAGACGCCGGTCGTCCGGCGAAAGTTCGCCCGAAGGGAAAAGTTGACGGTTGGGATTTCGTGTCGCCCAGGGTCACCGACGTGGAATTCGTGGAACCTGCGGGGGAGCTCAGCCCCCCCGCCGAGGGCCGCGAGGCTGACGGCCGCCAGGATTTCAGCTGGGCCGGCCTCTTCTCGTTCCACGAGCTCCGCGCGGCTCACCTCCAGCTGTGCGCCGTCAACGCCGAGCTGGAGCCCTGCCTGCCGGCCTTCCCCGAGCAGCCGTCCGGCGTGTGGTCGGTGCTGTTCGGCGCCTCGGCCTCCTCGTCGTCGGAGCGGGAGAAGGAGGCGCTGTGCTACCAGCTGCAGGTGTACCTGAGCCACGCTCTGGATACCTGCGGCTGGAAGATCTTCTCGCAGGTGCTCTTCGCCGACAGCGACGACATGGAGGAGTACTACGAGAGTCTGAGCGAGCTACGGAGGAAAGGCTACGAGGACGCCCTGGACCGAGCCAAGAGGCGTTTGCAGGAG GTGTTGGACAAGCACCGGGCCTTGGATAGCATGGTGGAGCTGCTGCGGGTCTACGGGGAGGAGGACCAGGCCTACGGCCAGATGCTGGACGCCGCCACGCAGCTCTACCACTACCTGCTGCAGCCTTTCAGGGACATGAGGGAGCTGGCCATGCTCAGGCGCCAGCAGATTAag ATCTCGCTGGAGACGGAGCGGCTGGGGCCCCGCCGGGTGGACGGCCtgaggagggaggacgaggagtgGCAGAAGAAAGGGCACGCGGCCGTCCTCGCCGTCCAGGATCTGACCGTCAAGTACTTTGAAACCACCAATCGAGCGCAGAAAG CGCTGTACGAGCGCATGCGCGCCGACCAGCGGCGGCTCGGCAAGTCGGCGTGGGGGGCGGCGGTGGAGCGCATGGAGCGGCTGCAGTACTCCGTCTCCAAAGAAACGCTGCAGCTGATGCGGGCCAAGGAAATCTGCCTCGAACAGAGGAAGCACGGCCTCAAGGAGGAG ATGCGAAGTCTGCAAGGCGGCCAGGACGCCATGCTGCACCTGGACCGCTTGGAGGCGCTCTACTACCAactccagctgcagctgtacgACATCCAGGCCGAAGTGCTGCGCTGCGAAGAGCTGCTGCTCACCGCGCAGTTGCAGAGCCTGCGCAGACAGATCACAG AGAGGCAGGACGAGGTGGTGTACTACGATGCCTTTGAGAGCCCGGACGCCATGGAGGGGGCGGAGGACCCGGCCGGACCCCCGCCCGCGCCGCCTCTCCGAGATGACGAAGAACTGGCGAGGCTGCGGCAGAGGACTCGGCAGCTGGAGGCCCGCAGGGGACGCATCACCGCCAAGAAAGTCTACCTCAAAAACAAGAAG GAAATCTGCATCTCCAATCATGAGCAGAAAGTCGAAGCGcgtcggggcgccctcgcccacAGCGCGTCCCTGCAG GTGCGCCAAACGGAGGAAGGCGAAGCGGAGCGCAATGCGCGGGTGAGTCTGGAGAGGCAGAAAACTCTGGAGCGACTTCGCAGCCTCAAGCAG CGTTATCCAGGTCACGTGATGCTCAAGTCCAGTCGCCTGAGGCTGCTTCAGACGCGGCGGCGGGCCAGTCAGGCGGTCGGCGGCCAGACCGAGCGCGTCGCCTCGGACCTGCCGGAACTCGCCGCGCCTCCCGCGGGGGGCGCCGCCGAGTCCTTCCCCGCCGTCCACCCGGACGACCCGGACTCGTCTCCCACCTTCCTCTCCTTGCCGACGACCGTCGTCACCCTGGACGGAGCCCCCGCAccgcccccgcctcctcctctgccGCCGCCATCCGAAGCGGGCGAGCCGCGTCCGGCGTTGGCGCGGgagcccgcctcgcccgcctcgcccgcctccCTCCCCCTGGCTCCCATCTCGCCCCGCTTCTTTGACAGCAGCCAGCTGCTGACGGCCAGGAAGAAACTGAGGAAAACGTCGGCTGAGGACGCTGCGCAGTGGAGAAGAG CGAGCTCCCCGATGGACGAGGTCCTGGCATCGCTGAAGCGCGGCAGCTTCCACCTGCGTAAAGCCGAACTGCGCGTCCTGGCCCCCGACCcggacgacgacggcgagaaCATCTTGGCGCAGATCCGGCAGGGCGTGCGTCTCCGGCAGGTGCGCGCGCCGCCCGAGCGCCCGCATCGCGCCGAACGCTTTGCGCATTCGGCCGACGCCCTGACGCAAAGCATCCACGAGGCCCTGCGCAGGATCAAGGAGGCATCGCCCGAGTCCGAGTCGGAGGACGAGGGCCTGCCCTGCACCGATTGGGAGAACTAG
- the LOC127591563 gene encoding betaine--homocysteine S-methyltransferase 1, whose product MAPAGTKKGILERLDAGEVVIGDGGFVFALEKRGYVKAGPWTPEAACEHPEAVRQLHREFLRAGSNVMQTFTFYASDDKLENRGHTQSFTGQQINEAACDLARQVADEGDALVAGGVSQTPSYLSCKSQDDVKAIFKKQMEVFVRKNVDFLIAEYFEHVEEAEWAVEVLKSTGKPVAATLCIGPEGDLNGVGPGECAARLVRAGADIVGVNCHFDPATCVRTVAMMKAGVEKAGLKAHYMSQPLAYHTPDCNKQGFIDLPEFPFSLEPRILTRWDMQKYARDAYAAGIRYIGGCCGFEPYHVRALAEELAPERGFLPAGSDKHGLWGGGLVMHTKPWCRARARRDYWEKLKPASGRPLCPSMSTPDGWGITKGHADLMQQKEATSKEQLQVLFHKADKGQ is encoded by the exons ATGGCACCGGCAGGGACAAAGAAG GGCATCCTGGAGCGACTGGATGCCGGCGAGGTGGTCATCGGCGATGGCGGCTTCGTCTTCGCCCTGGAGAAGCGAGGCTACGTCAAGGCGGGGCCGTGGACGCCCGAGGCCGCCTGCGAGCACCCCGAAGCCG TGCGGCAGCTGCACAGGGAGTTCCTCAGGGCGGGATCCAACGTCATGCAGACTTTTACCTTCTACGCCAGCGACGACAAGCTGGAGAACAGGGGCCACACCCAGAGCTTCACT GGGCAGCAAATCAACGAAGCGGCATGCGACCTGGCCAGACAGGTGGCCGACGAGGGCGACGCCCTGGTGGCGGGCGGCGTGTCTCAGACGCCCTCGTACCTCAGCTGCAAGAGCCAGGACGATGTCAAGGCCATCTTCAAGAAGCAGATGGAAGTTTTTGTGCGCAAGAACGTCGATTTCTTGATCGCTGAG TACTTTGAGCACGTGGAGGAGGCAGAGTGGGCGGTGGAGGTCCTGAAAAGCACGGGCAAGCCGGTGGCGGCCACGCTGTGCATCGGACCCGAGGGCGACCTGAACGGAGTCGGCCCGGGAGAGTGCGCCGCCCGCCTCGTCAGAGCCG GTGCGGATATCGTGGGCGTCAACTGCCACTTTGACCCGGCCACTTGCGTGCGCACGGTGGCCATGATGAAGGCGGGCGTGGAGAAGGCCGGCCTGAAGGCGCACTACATGAGCCAGCCGCTCGCCTACCACACGCCCGACTGCAACAAACAGGGATTCATTGACCTGCCCGAGTTCCCCTTCA GTCTGGAGCCGAGGATCCTGACCCGCTGGGACATGCAGAAGTACGCCCGGGACGCGTACGCCGCCGGCATCCGTTACATCGGCGGCTGCTGCGGCTTCGAGCCCTACCACGTGCGCGCCCTGGCCGAGGAGCTGGCACCCGAGAGGGGCTTCCTGCCGGCGGGCTCCGACAAGCACGGCCTGTGGGGCGGCGGCCTGGTGATGCACACCAAGCCCTGGTGCAGAGCCAG GGCCCGCCGGGACTACTGGGAGAAGCTGAAGCCGGCGTCAGGTCGCCCCCTGTGTCCTTCTATGTCGACGCCCGACGGATGGGGGATCACCAAAGGTCACGCCGACCTCATGCAGCAGAAAGAAGCCACCAGCAAGGAGCAGCTCCAGGTTCTGTTCCACAAGGCCGACAAAGGCCAGTGA